The Methanobacterium sp. BAmetb5 genome includes a region encoding these proteins:
- a CDS encoding iron ABC transporter permease, which yields MPFENSTISRYMDYTRKKLLIGIFLCLALFALVIISIKIGAADLSFYDIINALFNRDANGALIIWNIRIPRILAAIIAGVFMGIEGAVMQCVLRNPLASPYTMGISNGAAFGAAFAIIVLGAGTLHSTHADAVIVNNPYLTVLAAFLGALIGVIAVLLIARVRSVTPEVMILAGVAMSAMFSAGTMFLQYFATDAQVAATIFWTFGDVGRAVWNDVWVMLILMIPAFIYFMYHAWDYNSLESGEDTARGLGVNTDRIRTQGMLISSFTAAVTVAFLGVIGFVGLIAPHIMRRVIGHDHRFLIPTSAILGALILLASDTLARSILSPIVLPVGIITAFMGAPMFLYIIMKMRR from the coding sequence TTGCCGTTTGAAAATAGCACAATCAGCCGGTACATGGATTATACCCGGAAAAAATTGTTAATAGGGATTTTCTTATGCCTGGCCCTGTTTGCCCTGGTCATAATCTCCATTAAAATTGGAGCAGCCGATTTATCATTTTATGATATAATAAATGCCCTCTTTAACCGCGATGCAAACGGGGCTTTGATTATATGGAATATAAGAATTCCCCGGATACTGGCCGCGATAATAGCCGGAGTATTCATGGGTATTGAGGGCGCGGTAATGCAGTGTGTCCTTAGAAACCCTCTGGCCAGCCCCTATACCATGGGGATATCCAATGGGGCAGCATTCGGTGCTGCATTTGCCATAATAGTCCTGGGTGCCGGGACCTTACACAGCACCCATGCCGATGCCGTTATTGTGAACAACCCCTACCTCACAGTTTTGGCTGCCTTCCTGGGGGCCCTGATCGGTGTAATCGCTGTCCTGTTAATTGCCCGGGTTCGCAGTGTAACCCCGGAGGTCATGATATTGGCTGGTGTGGCCATGAGTGCCATGTTCAGTGCGGGGACCATGTTCCTACAGTACTTTGCCACCGACGCCCAGGTGGCAGCCACCATATTCTGGACCTTCGGTGACGTGGGCCGGGCAGTGTGGAATGATGTCTGGGTCATGCTGATACTCATGATACCCGCCTTTATCTATTTCATGTATCATGCCTGGGATTACAACAGTCTGGAGAGTGGGGAAGACACAGCCAGGGGTTTGGGAGTTAACACGGACAGGATCCGGACACAGGGTATGCTGATCTCTTCCTTCACCGCCGCGGTCACCGTGGCCTTTCTGGGGGTTATCGGGTTTGTGGGCCTCATAGCTCCCCATATCATGAGGAGAGTAATAGGTCATGATCACCGATTTTTAATCCCCACCTCTGCAATTCTGGGGGCTCTGATTCTCCTGGCATCGGATACCCTGGCCAGATCGATTTTATCACCAATTGTCCTGCCAGTGGGTATTATAACGGCATTCATGGGCGCACCCATGTTCCTATACATTATAATGAAAATGAGGCGATAA
- a CDS encoding ABC transporter ATP-binding protein has product MVLSVNKVEFSYGNVPVLRDVNFEVQKGDFISILGVNGSGKSTLMKCINRILSFKDGIILVEDRDLKEMKNIEIAQKIGYVPQNSETGYITVFDAVLLGRKPYIKWDVSRGDIELTEKVLKVMGLEDYSLRYINELSGGELQKVVIARALVQEPQILLLDEPTSDLDLKNQLEVMKIIKDVSSTQKIASVVVMHDINLALRYSDKFIILKDGQVFTTGGKEVITPEIIKETYGVDVHVTNYEGIPVVIPKRDGD; this is encoded by the coding sequence ATGGTTTTGTCGGTGAATAAAGTTGAATTTTCCTATGGTAATGTACCGGTATTGCGTGATGTGAATTTTGAGGTTCAAAAGGGGGATTTCATCTCCATACTGGGGGTTAATGGGTCGGGTAAATCCACCCTGATGAAGTGCATCAACCGAATACTCTCCTTTAAAGATGGAATTATCTTGGTGGAAGACCGTGACCTAAAGGAGATGAAAAACATAGAAATTGCACAAAAAATTGGATATGTCCCCCAAAATTCAGAAACTGGGTATATAACAGTTTTTGATGCTGTTCTGCTCGGTAGGAAGCCTTACATAAAATGGGATGTAAGCCGGGGGGATATAGAACTAACTGAAAAGGTATTGAAGGTCATGGGCCTGGAAGACTACTCCCTTAGATACATTAACGAGTTAAGTGGAGGGGAACTGCAAAAAGTCGTCATAGCCCGGGCGCTGGTTCAGGAACCCCAAATCTTACTCCTTGACGAGCCAACCAGTGACCTTGATTTAAAGAATCAGTTAGAAGTAATGAAGATCATAAAGGACGTCTCATCTACCCAGAAAATTGCCTCAGTGGTGGTGATGCACGATATAAACCTGGCCCTCCGGTACTCGGATAAGTTCATAATACTGAAGGACGGACAGGTATTTACCACAGGAGGGAAGGAGGTTATCACCCCGGAGATAATAAAGGAAACCTACGGGGTGGATGTCCATGTCACCAATTATGAGGGTATTCCCGTGGTTATTCCTAAGCGTGATGGGGATTAA
- a CDS encoding rhodanese-like domain-containing protein: MSESDENEIEQIIRNISPEEALELIKDMQDDPDFIILDVRTPKEFESGHIEGAINIDFRDENFASTMDERDKEKKYMICCGSGVRSSKALTVMQDCGYIEVYNILGGIRMWKVSGFPLTEE; this comes from the coding sequence ATGTCAGAATCCGATGAAAATGAAATAGAACAGATTATTAGGAATATAAGCCCTGAAGAAGCATTAGAATTAATTAAAGACATGCAGGATGACCCTGATTTTATCATACTGGATGTGCGAACCCCTAAAGAATTCGAAAGTGGCCATATTGAGGGTGCCATTAACATAGATTTCCGGGATGAAAACTTCGCCTCTACAATGGATGAGAGGGATAAGGAAAAAAAATACATGATCTGCTGTGGTTCCGGTGTCAGATCATCTAAAGCCCTAACTGTCATGCAGGATTGTGGTTATATTGAAGTTTACAACATCCTGGGCGGTATCCGGATGTGGAAGGTGAGCGGCTTTCCTTTAACTGAAGAATAA
- a CDS encoding DUF3320 domain-containing protein, translated as MSELSKVDIYRQIDVLRQNLLDLTMRNQLLNFRPRSMTVEVKEADLAEIYDRLILKKSKRKLLQFIPRSEMEGTGSTPGDNYLGQDNKDSSPEESQPRTPESVSETGQHVEKTVDENSTITTSLEDPELNDAALTAPDESDLSEFNTISGEEGPEESLLWEAPSLDQETLEKNKEIFLSTDLTPAELQRRLFYINQRARSMMEEQGYNILYLALGFLKWQDNNGTHGEYTAPLILIPVELERKRVKGSFKLRWTGEDIISNISLQAKLLDYGVEIPDFEMPRTPEGIDEYLDQVRESVSHEKDWEVRDSVFLGFFSFTKFVMYKDLDPESWPEDLPLEENPLIKAIFDPTEEELSQGFKEDQVDVKLSSEDVYHVMDADSSQIAVIEDVKQGRDLVVEGPPGTGKSQTIVNLIAELLARGNTVLFVSEKMAALEVVKGRLDSVGLGEFCLELHSKKSQKKDVLEKLESVLRNPKPIDLAMDDDLSTIEELKSELNEYVTLLHSPYAEIKWTPYQLFGVKERSLHHFEKNETKMPRFTVEDGGSCTLREWQRTINKFKEMGELYKLVKPVLDNPWRSTRPDPILPAEEEEIEILLEKTVKTLNELNLKAETLSKISGVSIPVTLEEMEHLIAAVEIISSFPSLERELIMNTQWDYDKLQVYNLIKTLEEYKTRIKGMGRFKKGVLDENIPSLLLNFQEQKPKLLKFLSGDFKKTKKKIRKLYVGRTPENEATILQDLEELIRCQELRSQIRAEDELARSLFGSHWKSEDSEADNLKNISEWILKFRKALEEGRITEKILIILDSAEQHEIRKITTEMHQDYDQIMQYIEQLDGFLHFEPDAVLGDSLVKSPIDYLSSQILLLKVGLSGLQNWSRFNSSRAECLETVGKNLVELVDKDEIAAENIVPCLEGNFADSLLRSLFLEEPSLSRFVGEVHEKKIEEFRELDRKIINLNRFRIAQELHQNRPSLSSTASPRSELGVLKSEFSRKRGHMPIRKLLSICGGIIQTIKPCFMMSPLSIAQYLDPYSVKNLRFDYVIFDEASQVKPEDALGALLRARCAVIMGDTRQLPPTSFFDIMLDVESDDYDLAVLADMESILHLCKRSFPSKMLRWHYRSRHESLIAVSNQEFYDNHLLIYPSPNQDSEELGLKLIHLPDTVYDRGKTATNRAEAKAVIKAVFDHYHKYGNTKSLGVGTFNVRQQQAILEELELQLKLNPSMEKYFKGNQGEHFFVKNLETIQGDERDVIMVSVGYGFDTEGRLSHNFGPVNQDGGERRLNVLLTRAREKCLIFSNFRGKDLHLNSTAPFGLRALKEFLEYADDKILSHQEQFPNTADDAFEGAVYEFLTEHGYEIHRRVGCAGFRVDLAVVDPEYPGRYLLGIACDGPMYQTSRVSRDRDRLRQQILKGLGWNLHRLWATDWYRNRVEVQKRLLATIEELLQEERADEVIPPVVETVLTEEVSSDLAEEIDSQLEEGVLETDSLSPTDEIMDLNPVESEKSVTTSDQEDEEEQTSSSTDFPELEEVLELQKETSTPENEETSEGCLSEYVVCEDTGVPVSGEFHNQPVGDIARAAMKVVEVEGPIHYDELVKRIRTYWGLSRAGRRVKSVMKEAISLGVMDGQIIQKGEFLYYKDAPVVVRRRTGNPPAKMDLISPEEIAGAVRIILESQYATQSDELVREVSRLFGAKVTRGPAINRIKGVIGDMIQKGEIEERPDGMVDFIREEMIQN; from the coding sequence ATGTCCGAACTTTCCAAGGTGGACATATACAGACAGATCGATGTTCTAAGGCAGAACCTGCTGGACCTTACCATGCGTAACCAGCTTTTAAACTTCCGACCACGCAGCATGACCGTGGAAGTGAAGGAAGCAGACTTAGCCGAGATTTACGACCGTTTAATCCTCAAAAAGAGTAAAAGAAAACTGTTACAGTTTATCCCCCGCTCAGAAATGGAAGGAACTGGTTCTACTCCCGGAGACAACTATTTAGGCCAAGATAATAAGGATTCATCACCTGAAGAGAGCCAACCACGCACTCCAGAATCAGTTAGTGAAACTGGTCAACATGTTGAAAAAACTGTTGATGAAAACTCAACCATCACTACTTCTTTAGAAGATCCTGAATTAAATGATGCAGCTTTAACTGCACCTGATGAGTCTGATTTATCAGAATTTAATACTATTTCTGGAGAAGAAGGTCCTGAAGAATCGTTGTTATGGGAAGCTCCCTCTTTAGACCAGGAAACTTTGGAGAAAAATAAGGAAATCTTTTTATCCACTGATCTTACGCCTGCAGAACTCCAGCGCCGTTTGTTTTACATTAACCAGCGTGCCAGATCAATGATGGAGGAGCAGGGTTACAACATACTCTACCTGGCCCTGGGATTTTTGAAATGGCAGGATAACAACGGGACCCATGGGGAATATACGGCACCGTTGATTCTGATTCCCGTGGAACTGGAACGTAAACGGGTGAAGGGTTCCTTTAAACTCCGCTGGACTGGTGAGGACATAATCTCCAATATCTCCCTGCAGGCTAAATTATTGGATTATGGGGTGGAAATACCTGATTTTGAAATGCCCCGTACACCAGAGGGCATTGATGAATACTTGGACCAGGTCCGGGAATCTGTTTCTCATGAAAAGGATTGGGAAGTTAGGGATAGTGTTTTCCTTGGTTTCTTCAGTTTCACCAAATTCGTGATGTACAAGGATCTTGACCCTGAAAGCTGGCCCGAAGACTTGCCCCTGGAAGAAAACCCCCTTATAAAAGCTATTTTTGATCCTACAGAGGAAGAACTGAGTCAGGGCTTTAAAGAAGACCAGGTGGATGTTAAATTATCCTCGGAAGATGTTTATCATGTTATGGATGCAGATTCATCCCAGATTGCAGTTATAGAGGATGTGAAGCAGGGCCGTGACCTGGTCGTGGAAGGACCACCCGGTACCGGTAAATCCCAGACCATAGTGAATCTTATTGCCGAGTTACTGGCCCGGGGCAACACCGTACTCTTTGTCAGTGAAAAGATGGCTGCGCTGGAAGTGGTTAAGGGCCGTCTGGATAGTGTTGGACTGGGAGAATTCTGTTTAGAGCTTCATAGTAAGAAATCCCAGAAAAAAGATGTTCTTGAAAAGCTAGAAAGTGTTTTACGAAACCCTAAACCTATCGATCTAGCCATGGATGACGATCTAAGCACCATTGAAGAATTAAAATCAGAACTAAACGAATATGTAACCCTGCTCCATTCACCCTATGCCGAGATAAAATGGACACCCTATCAGCTGTTTGGAGTTAAAGAAAGATCCCTGCACCATTTCGAAAAAAATGAAACCAAGATGCCGCGTTTCACCGTGGAGGATGGAGGGAGCTGTACTTTAAGGGAATGGCAGCGCACCATAAACAAGTTCAAGGAAATGGGCGAACTCTACAAATTGGTGAAACCCGTATTGGACAACCCCTGGAGATCTACCCGGCCCGACCCCATACTCCCTGCTGAAGAGGAAGAAATCGAGATTTTACTGGAAAAAACTGTCAAAACACTGAATGAACTGAATTTGAAGGCAGAAACTCTTTCAAAAATATCGGGAGTCAGCATACCCGTGACCCTGGAGGAAATGGAACACCTGATAGCGGCAGTGGAGATAATTTCCTCGTTCCCCTCCCTGGAAAGAGAGTTAATCATGAACACCCAGTGGGATTACGATAAATTACAGGTTTACAATCTCATAAAAACCCTGGAAGAATATAAAACCAGGATAAAGGGCATGGGAAGATTCAAAAAAGGAGTACTAGATGAGAATATCCCCTCATTACTCCTGAATTTCCAGGAACAAAAGCCTAAACTGTTGAAATTCCTTAGTGGAGATTTTAAAAAGACTAAAAAGAAGATCAGGAAGCTTTATGTGGGAAGGACCCCTGAAAATGAGGCTACCATCCTCCAGGACCTGGAAGAACTGATCCGGTGCCAGGAGCTCCGTTCCCAGATAAGGGCTGAGGATGAACTGGCCCGTTCCCTCTTTGGTTCCCACTGGAAATCAGAAGACAGTGAAGCAGATAATCTGAAGAACATATCGGAGTGGATCCTCAAGTTCAGGAAAGCCCTGGAAGAAGGCAGGATCACCGAAAAAATACTTATTATTCTTGATTCAGCAGAACAACACGAAATTAGAAAGATAACCACCGAAATGCACCAGGATTACGACCAGATCATGCAGTACATTGAACAGTTAGATGGTTTCCTTCACTTTGAGCCCGACGCCGTTCTGGGAGATTCCCTGGTTAAAAGCCCTATTGATTACCTTTCATCCCAGATCCTCCTATTAAAAGTGGGACTGTCTGGATTGCAGAACTGGTCCCGTTTCAATTCATCACGGGCCGAGTGCCTGGAAACTGTGGGGAAAAACCTGGTGGAACTGGTGGATAAGGATGAAATTGCAGCCGAAAATATCGTGCCCTGTCTGGAAGGTAACTTTGCCGATTCCCTACTGCGCAGTCTATTTTTAGAAGAGCCTTCCCTTTCCCGGTTTGTGGGGGAGGTTCATGAGAAGAAGATCGAGGAATTCCGGGAACTGGACCGTAAGATCATTAACCTTAACCGGTTCCGCATTGCCCAGGAACTACACCAGAACCGCCCCTCACTATCCAGCACCGCATCCCCCCGGTCTGAGCTGGGAGTGCTTAAAAGCGAATTTTCACGTAAAAGGGGCCACATGCCCATAAGAAAACTGTTGTCCATCTGTGGAGGCATAATACAGACCATAAAGCCCTGTTTCATGATGAGCCCCCTTTCCATTGCCCAGTACCTGGATCCCTACAGTGTGAAGAACCTGCGCTTTGATTACGTTATTTTCGATGAGGCCAGCCAGGTGAAACCTGAAGACGCCCTGGGAGCGCTATTAAGGGCAAGGTGTGCAGTTATAATGGGTGACACCCGGCAGTTACCTCCCACCAGCTTTTTCGATATTATGCTGGATGTGGAGAGTGATGACTACGACCTGGCTGTCTTAGCCGACATGGAGAGCATCCTCCACCTGTGTAAGAGGAGTTTTCCATCGAAGATGCTGCGCTGGCACTACCGTAGCCGCCACGAATCACTCATTGCCGTCAGTAACCAGGAGTTCTATGATAACCACCTCCTGATATATCCTTCACCCAACCAGGACTCGGAAGAACTGGGATTGAAACTAATACACCTCCCGGACACTGTCTACGACCGGGGAAAAACAGCCACCAACCGGGCCGAAGCCAAGGCAGTTATCAAAGCGGTGTTTGACCATTACCATAAGTATGGAAATACCAAAAGCCTGGGTGTGGGCACCTTCAATGTGCGCCAGCAGCAGGCCATCCTGGAAGAACTGGAACTGCAACTTAAACTCAACCCCAGTATGGAAAAATACTTCAAGGGAAATCAGGGAGAGCATTTCTTCGTCAAGAACCTGGAAACAATCCAGGGAGATGAAAGAGACGTTATAATGGTCAGCGTAGGTTATGGATTCGATACTGAAGGCCGTTTAAGCCATAACTTTGGACCAGTAAACCAGGACGGGGGAGAAAGGCGTTTGAACGTTCTTTTAACCAGGGCCCGTGAAAAATGTTTGATATTCTCAAATTTCAGGGGAAAAGACCTGCACTTAAATTCAACTGCACCATTTGGTCTCCGCGCTCTGAAAGAATTCCTGGAATATGCCGATGATAAAATCCTCAGCCACCAGGAACAATTCCCTAACACAGCCGACGATGCCTTTGAAGGGGCGGTTTACGAATTTTTAACGGAACACGGATACGAAATCCACCGCAGGGTAGGTTGTGCTGGTTTCCGGGTGGACCTGGCAGTGGTGGACCCCGAGTATCCGGGACGATACCTGCTGGGCATAGCCTGTGACGGGCCCATGTACCAGACCAGCAGGGTGTCCCGGGACCGGGACCGGCTCCGCCAACAGATACTGAAGGGACTGGGATGGAATCTACATCGTTTATGGGCCACCGACTGGTATCGTAACCGTGTTGAGGTGCAAAAACGACTTCTGGCCACTATAGAAGAACTACTCCAGGAAGAACGTGCGGATGAAGTTATACCCCCAGTAGTTGAAACCGTCCTGACAGAAGAGGTAAGTTCTGATTTAGCCGAGGAAATAGACTCTCAATTAGAAGAAGGTGTACTGGAAACAGACAGTTTATCACCTACAGATGAAATTATGGATCTTAACCCGGTAGAAAGTGAAAAAAGTGTTACAACTTCCGACCAGGAAGATGAAGAGGAACAAACTAGTTCGTCCACTGACTTCCCTGAACTGGAAGAGGTATTAGAACTTCAAAAAGAAACCTCCACTCCCGAAAATGAAGAAACCTCCGAGGGATGTTTATCAGAATACGTGGTATGTGAAGATACCGGTGTTCCTGTATCTGGAGAGTTCCATAATCAACCGGTGGGGGATATTGCCCGGGCGGCAATGAAAGTAGTGGAAGTAGAGGGTCCCATACACTACGATGAACTGGTGAAACGGATCAGAACGTACTGGGGACTTAGCCGAGCAGGAAGGCGTGTTAAGTCAGTTATGAAAGAAGCTATCAGCCTGGGAGTGATGGATGGCCAGATAATCCAGAAAGGGGAATTTTTATATTATAAAGACGCTCCGGTGGTGGTGCGCCGGAGAACTGGTAACCCTCCTGCCAAGATGGACCTTATAAGCCCTGAAGAAATCGCAGGGGCCGTGAGGATCATCCTGGAGTCACAGTACGCCACCCAGAGTGATGAACTGGTCCGGGAAGTTTCAAGACTCTTCGGTGCCAAAGTAACCCGTGGACCAGCTATAAACAGAATAAAGGGAGTTATCGGGGATATGATCCAGAAGGGTGAAATAGAAGAGCGACCAGATGGGATGGTGGATTTCATCCGGGAAGAAATGATACAAAATTGA
- a CDS encoding helicase C-terminal domain-containing protein has translation MDNGFFCDKCGMIKDRCICNSGSTGDSTQVKTPKISTSRINAMKRAFPHIDEDIIEKFPFASPREGQLEIISEIREAIDDGYSNIILEAGTGTGKSVVATTLARLYHPAYILTMTKQLQSQYAAEFGYPMVKGRGNFLCQNESLEFGCDQGTCQTIPSTQKFACDYGISKSPFDGELHAFQDAFGSPIYFRSNQRCRYWDQKATAVESSITLMNYDYALLELNYVKHFGKRDFMVLDEAHNLENKLMQRLEVNLYNRRLEREVKKVIPPSMMKHQEPDEWILFVESLYEDYQDIDLKQIPKNQADRVNRMKMNLSELSRNLENHPDNWVVDTSPGGVSFKPLRVDTYANDRLFNHADIRLFMSATILDQDLFCQWLGIDPEETYHLEIKSIFPPSSRPVHLKLVGNMSHRLIKRTAPKTLPVLEKIIEHHKYEKGLIHTHNYKCQQYIIKNLKNPRLMGHNPKNREHVLDRFEYSKEPRVLVSPSMSEGVDLPYEKCQFQIIYKIPFPYLGDPQINQRKQQDPSWYAYKTIMTLLQAYGRGMRAEDDYCETYILDGNFRMLLRNKLYRKLVPSFFKDAIQRE, from the coding sequence ATGGATAACGGCTTTTTCTGTGACAAGTGCGGAATGATAAAAGACCGCTGTATATGTAATTCTGGAAGTACTGGAGACAGTACCCAGGTTAAAACACCCAAAATATCAACATCAAGAATTAACGCCATGAAAAGGGCGTTCCCCCATATTGACGAGGATATCATTGAAAAGTTCCCCTTCGCTTCACCCCGAGAAGGGCAGTTAGAGATAATATCCGAAATCAGGGAGGCCATAGACGATGGCTATTCTAATATAATCCTGGAGGCCGGTACTGGAACTGGTAAATCAGTGGTGGCCACCACCCTGGCCCGACTGTACCATCCGGCTTACATACTAACCATGACCAAGCAGCTCCAGTCACAGTACGCCGCAGAATTCGGTTACCCCATGGTAAAAGGCCGTGGGAACTTCCTGTGCCAGAATGAGAGTCTGGAGTTTGGCTGTGACCAGGGAACCTGCCAGACCATACCCAGCACACAGAAATTTGCCTGTGACTACGGTATAAGTAAATCACCCTTTGACGGGGAACTGCACGCCTTCCAGGATGCCTTCGGATCGCCCATTTACTTCCGTTCTAACCAGAGGTGCCGTTACTGGGACCAAAAGGCCACGGCCGTGGAAAGCAGCATAACACTGATGAACTATGATTACGCCCTTCTGGAACTGAACTACGTGAAACACTTTGGTAAAAGAGATTTCATGGTTCTGGATGAAGCCCACAACCTGGAAAACAAGCTCATGCAGCGCCTGGAGGTTAACCTGTACAACCGGAGGTTGGAGCGTGAGGTTAAAAAAGTCATACCCCCCAGCATGATGAAACACCAGGAACCGGATGAATGGATTCTCTTTGTGGAATCACTCTACGAGGATTACCAGGACATCGACCTGAAACAGATACCAAAAAACCAGGCCGACCGGGTTAATCGGATGAAGATGAACCTCAGCGAGCTTTCAAGAAACCTGGAAAACCATCCGGACAACTGGGTGGTGGACACCAGCCCAGGTGGGGTTTCATTTAAGCCACTGCGGGTGGACACCTACGCCAATGACCGGCTCTTTAACCACGCCGATATCCGGCTGTTTATGAGTGCCACCATCCTGGACCAGGACTTATTCTGCCAGTGGTTAGGCATAGACCCGGAAGAAACTTATCACCTGGAAATTAAGAGTATTTTCCCCCCTTCATCCCGGCCGGTGCACCTTAAACTGGTGGGAAATATGTCCCACCGCCTGATCAAACGTACCGCCCCTAAAACACTTCCCGTGCTAGAGAAGATCATTGAACACCATAAATACGAAAAAGGGCTTATTCACACCCATAATTATAAGTGTCAGCAGTATATCATTAAGAACCTGAAAAATCCGCGGTTAATGGGCCATAACCCTAAAAACAGGGAACATGTCCTGGACCGGTTCGAATATAGTAAAGAACCCCGGGTTCTGGTGAGCCCATCAATGAGTGAAGGAGTGGACCTGCCCTATGAAAAGTGCCAGTTCCAGATCATCTACAAGATACCCTTCCCTTACCTGGGGGATCCCCAGATAAATCAGCGGAAACAGCAGGACCCCTCCTGGTATGCTTATAAAACCATAATGACCCTCCTACAGGCCTATGGCCGGGGTATGCGGGCGGAAGATGATTATTGTGAGACCTACATCTTAGACGGGAACTTCCGTATGTTACTCCGGAACAAACTCTACCGAAAACTGGTGCCCAGCTTCTTCAAGGATGCCATACAGAGAGAATAA